A window of Haliscomenobacter hydrossis DSM 1100 contains these coding sequences:
- a CDS encoding ABC transporter permease, producing MRQFLAFVIKEFYHVFRDPKSMLMLFGMPIMLILLFGFALSNEIKNSKIVICDFAHDPASQRIIDKIEASKNFEIKKFLYNPRQIEQAFKEGNVKLVIVIPNHFNDDLLHLNKAQIQVIADASDPNTANTLTNYVTNIVMDYQQEITPSNDLPQKINTEIRMIYNPELKGTTNFVPGVMALVLLLVCVLMTSVSIVKEKEKGTMEVLLVSPMHPLMVVISKAVPYLFLSIVNLSVILLLSIFLLKMPINGSIGLLFFESSLLILTALSLGLLISNGAQSQQQAMLISLMGMLIPVLLFTGFMFPLENMPLPLQIIANVVPSKWYYIIVKSIMIKGLGLSAIWKETLILLGMTVFLLSVSINKFKIRLG from the coding sequence ATGAGACAATTCTTAGCTTTCGTTATCAAGGAATTCTACCACGTTTTTCGCGACCCCAAGTCCATGCTGATGCTGTTTGGGATGCCCATCATGCTGATTTTGCTCTTTGGCTTTGCGTTGAGCAATGAGATCAAAAACTCCAAAATTGTCATTTGTGATTTTGCCCACGACCCAGCGTCGCAGCGCATCATCGACAAGATTGAGGCCAGCAAGAATTTTGAAATCAAAAAATTCCTGTACAATCCTCGTCAAATTGAGCAAGCGTTCAAGGAGGGCAACGTCAAACTGGTGATTGTGATTCCCAACCACTTCAACGACGACTTGTTGCATCTCAACAAGGCACAAATCCAAGTCATCGCCGATGCTTCTGACCCCAATACCGCCAATACCCTGACGAATTATGTGACCAACATCGTCATGGATTACCAACAAGAAATCACACCCTCCAATGATCTGCCGCAAAAGATAAATACCGAAATCAGGATGATTTACAACCCCGAGCTCAAGGGCACCACCAATTTTGTGCCGGGGGTAATGGCCTTGGTTCTACTGTTGGTTTGTGTGCTGATGACCTCGGTCTCGATTGTGAAGGAGAAGGAAAAAGGGACCATGGAGGTACTGCTGGTTTCCCCTATGCACCCGCTGATGGTGGTCATTTCCAAGGCTGTGCCCTACCTGTTTTTATCGATCGTCAACCTTTCGGTGATTTTGCTCTTGAGTATTTTTTTGCTAAAAATGCCCATCAATGGCAGCATTGGCTTGCTGTTTTTTGAAAGCTCATTGCTCATTCTCACTGCGCTTTCCCTGGGCCTGCTCATTTCCAATGGTGCGCAATCACAGCAACAGGCCATGCTCATTTCTTTGATGGGCATGTTGATTCCAGTGCTGTTGTTTACCGGGTTTATGTTTCCCTTGGAGAATATGCCCTTGCCCCTGCAAATCATTGCCAACGTAGTGCCTTCAAAGTGGTACTACATCATCGTAAAATCGATCATGATCAAAGGTTTGGGCCTTAGTGCCATTTGGAAAGAGACCCTGATTTTGTTGGGCATGACCGTGTTTTTGCTCAGCGTGAGCATCAATAAATTCAAAATTCGCCTCGGATGA
- a CDS encoding TolC family protein — translation MYRILLMGLSALIFYPAFTQTGKLSVDSCYAMAKRNYPLLKQYALIEKSRDYSLENAAKGTLPQLNLAGQGTYQSEVTKIPISLPNLDIPTLSKDQYKLYAEVAQPITDLFTVKYQKELIKSNAEVEGQKIEVELFKIKERINQLFFGIILVDAQIQQTELLKKDIQLGIDKTNAAIANGTALKSSVNALKAELLKANQRIIELKAARKGYLDMLSLFIHQQLDDNVVLEKPAVLTVSSTINRPELKLYSAQQRTFEVQHKLITARNLPRASLFLQGGYGKPALNVLNNAFDLYYIGGLRLNWNLSGYYTAKNERKILSINQDIIGLQQETFLFNTNLNLKQQNAELSKLQELIASDSEIIQLRESIKNTAKNQLDFGTVTSNDYITYLNAEDQAKQGLLLHQIQLLLAQYIYQTTSGN, via the coding sequence ATGTACAGGATACTCTTAATGGGCTTGAGTGCCCTTATTTTTTACCCTGCATTTACCCAAACAGGTAAATTGTCTGTGGACAGTTGCTACGCCATGGCCAAGCGGAACTACCCGCTGCTGAAGCAATACGCCCTGATCGAAAAATCTAGGGACTACTCGCTCGAAAATGCCGCCAAAGGAACCCTGCCACAGCTCAACCTGGCCGGACAAGGCACCTACCAGTCGGAGGTGACCAAGATTCCGATTTCCTTGCCCAATCTGGACATTCCGACCCTGAGCAAAGACCAGTACAAATTGTACGCCGAGGTGGCGCAGCCCATCACCGACCTCTTTACGGTCAAGTACCAAAAAGAGCTGATCAAATCGAATGCCGAGGTGGAAGGCCAAAAGATCGAGGTGGAGCTGTTCAAGATCAAGGAAAGGATCAATCAGCTTTTTTTTGGTATCATCCTGGTCGATGCCCAAATCCAACAAACGGAGTTGCTCAAAAAAGACATCCAGTTGGGGATAGACAAAACCAATGCCGCCATCGCTAACGGCACTGCCCTCAAGAGCAGCGTCAACGCCCTCAAAGCCGAACTGCTCAAGGCCAATCAGCGGATTATTGAGCTCAAAGCTGCCCGCAAAGGCTACCTGGACATGCTTTCCTTGTTCATCCATCAGCAATTGGACGACAATGTGGTACTTGAAAAACCAGCGGTACTGACGGTTTCTTCCACCATCAATCGACCAGAATTGAAACTATACAGTGCGCAACAACGAACATTTGAGGTACAGCATAAGCTCATCACCGCCAGAAACCTGCCTCGCGCCAGTTTGTTCCTGCAAGGGGGCTACGGCAAACCTGCCCTGAATGTGCTCAACAATGCCTTCGATCTGTATTACATCGGAGGGCTGCGGCTGAATTGGAACCTTTCGGGCTATTATACTGCCAAAAATGAACGAAAAATCCTGTCGATCAATCAAGACATCATCGGGCTACAGCAGGAAACCTTCTTGTTCAATACCAACCTTAACCTTAAACAACAAAATGCAGAGTTGAGCAAACTGCAGGAGCTGATTGCTTCCGACAGCGAGATTATTCAATTGCGCGAAAGCATCAAGAACACCGCTAAAAACCAACTGGATTTTGGCACAGTGACCAGCAACGACTACATCACGTATTTGAATGCCGAAGACCAGGCCAAACAGGGCTTGCTGCTGCATCAAATTCAGTTGCTGCTGGCTCAGTACATCTACCAAACCACCTCTGGTAACTAA
- a CDS encoding ABC transporter permease, which produces MRTLRFLLQKEFRQIFRNRALLPVIFIAPMIQLLIMPLAADYEIKNINISIVDHDHSAYSRQLVSKISSSGYFVISDYGTSFNAAFQQFEKDKSDLILEIPLGFERNLVKENEQKLFIAVNAINGTKATVGSSYLSRIIASYNADIRLEMTANPRMNPVPNIEVPSINRFNPYLNYPFFMVPGILCTLVTMIGVYMCALNIVKEKEVGTIEQINVTPIKKIHFILGKLIPFWVIGVFLFSVGLFIIAGLVYGIRPLGSIPLLYSFLFLFLIAVLGIGLLISTYSETQQQAMSIAFFFMMIFMLMSGLFTPVDSMPNWAIVIARLNPVTHFIEVVRMVVLKGSGFNDIKYHFLIMTGFALFFNGWAVWNYRKTA; this is translated from the coding sequence ATGAGAACTTTAAGATTTTTGTTGCAAAAAGAATTTCGCCAGATCTTTAGAAACCGGGCATTGCTGCCAGTGATCTTCATCGCGCCGATGATTCAATTGCTAATCATGCCCCTGGCCGCCGATTACGAGATCAAAAACATCAATATATCCATCGTAGACCACGATCATTCTGCCTATTCCCGGCAATTGGTGTCCAAAATCAGCTCTTCGGGCTACTTTGTAATCAGCGACTATGGCACCTCATTCAATGCTGCATTTCAGCAATTTGAAAAGGACAAATCCGATTTGATTCTGGAAATTCCACTTGGCTTTGAGCGCAATCTGGTCAAAGAAAATGAGCAAAAACTCTTCATCGCCGTAAATGCCATAAACGGCACCAAGGCCACGGTGGGCAGTTCCTACCTCAGCAGGATCATTGCGAGTTACAATGCGGATATTCGACTGGAAATGACTGCCAACCCGCGCATGAATCCCGTCCCCAACATTGAAGTGCCTTCCATCAATCGCTTCAATCCCTACCTGAACTATCCCTTCTTCATGGTGCCCGGCATTTTGTGTACCCTCGTGACCATGATCGGCGTGTACATGTGCGCATTGAACATTGTGAAGGAAAAAGAGGTCGGCACCATTGAGCAAATCAACGTGACGCCCATCAAAAAAATCCACTTCATCCTGGGTAAGTTGATTCCCTTTTGGGTCATTGGGGTGTTCCTTTTTTCCGTGGGTTTGTTCATCATCGCGGGTTTGGTGTACGGCATCCGGCCGCTAGGCAGTATCCCGTTGCTGTACTCTTTTTTGTTCCTTTTTCTGATCGCGGTACTCGGTATCGGGCTGCTGATCTCCACCTATTCCGAAACCCAGCAACAAGCCATGTCCATCGCCTTTTTCTTCATGATGATTTTTATGCTGATGAGCGGCTTGTTTACCCCCGTCGACAGCATGCCCAATTGGGCCATCGTAATCGCTAGACTGAATCCGGTGACACACTTCATCGAGGTGGTGCGCATGGTGGTGTTGAAGGGCAGCGGCTTCAACGACATCAAGTACCATTTTCTGATCATGACGGGATTTGCGCTATTTTTTAATGGCTGGGCGGTTTGGAATTATCGGAAGACGGCGTGA
- a CDS encoding HlyD family secretion protein produces the protein MNNLSKIGILGCLLISLFACNKDQNTFDASGAFEAEEVIVSAEQTGKILSLNIEEGQQLESNVVIGQIDVAALNVQKEQTQASVNAIGQKVNNSAPQVNILQSQIKTQKAQIQVLNQQLEVLNKEVARTQNLVKADAATPKQLDDLMGQKSILEKQIAAAQDQVGVLNEQIAAAKANVNIQNRGVLSEVTPMQKRISILDEQIGRGQIKNIVAGTVLTKYASAGEFASMGKALYKIADLSVLTLRAYITGNQLPLVKLNQKVKVLTDDGKGGFTETTGQITWINDKAEFTPKTIQTKDERANMVYAIKVKVTNDGTYKIGMYGEIKFQ, from the coding sequence ATGAATAATTTATCAAAGATCGGCATACTTGGATGCCTGCTCATTTCCCTTTTTGCCTGCAACAAAGACCAAAATACCTTTGACGCATCCGGTGCTTTTGAAGCTGAAGAGGTGATTGTATCTGCTGAGCAAACCGGAAAAATTTTGAGCCTGAACATCGAAGAAGGCCAACAGTTGGAAAGCAATGTGGTCATCGGGCAAATCGATGTAGCCGCGCTCAATGTGCAAAAAGAACAGACCCAGGCATCGGTTAATGCCATTGGCCAAAAAGTAAACAACTCTGCGCCCCAGGTCAATATTCTGCAAAGCCAGATCAAAACCCAAAAAGCCCAAATCCAGGTGCTGAATCAGCAGTTGGAAGTGCTAAACAAGGAAGTGGCCAGAACCCAAAACCTCGTCAAAGCCGATGCCGCCACCCCCAAACAATTGGACGATTTGATGGGCCAAAAATCAATTCTGGAAAAACAAATCGCTGCTGCGCAAGACCAAGTTGGGGTGCTCAATGAGCAAATTGCTGCCGCCAAAGCAAACGTCAATATCCAAAACAGAGGTGTACTTAGCGAAGTGACGCCGATGCAAAAGCGGATCAGCATTCTGGACGAGCAAATTGGTCGCGGGCAAATCAAAAACATCGTAGCCGGAACGGTGCTCACCAAGTATGCCTCCGCCGGAGAATTTGCCAGCATGGGCAAGGCTTTGTACAAAATCGCCGACCTCTCTGTGCTCACCTTGCGGGCTTACATCACCGGCAATCAGTTGCCCCTGGTCAAATTGAACCAAAAGGTAAAAGTCCTTACCGACGATGGTAAAGGCGGCTTCACAGAAACCACCGGGCAAATCACCTGGATCAACGACAAAGCAGAATTTACCCCCAAAACCATCCAGACCAAAGATGAACGCGCCAATATGGTGTACGCCATCAAAGTGAAAGTGACCAACGACGGCACCTACAAAATCGGAATGTATGGCGAAATCAAATTTCAATAA
- a CDS encoding cytochrome-c peroxidase gives MKKITLLSTLVLGLLIGLTACYEKMEFGDTLAEPKLPDQVLDYASIQMPEHMKNTFLGFSNNIFGVNNGKPIDSFPINNPFPIDPNTGINNFANIGPPNPVVTNYGATLGRVLFYDPRLSINNSISCASCHKQELAFADNAQFSKGFGGKLTPRNSMAILNSGLNHNLFWDSRVHSVTQLALEPVRNHIEMGMESMEVLEKKLGNTTFYPELFAKAFGNSQVSSEKIANAMAQFVCSIISSNSKFDKGVSKDFSNFTELEKMGKALFFSAKTKCAECHAGQNFSAPDNPHSNDPYGMPGIEGTAVIGLELFSKDKGKDNGNFRIPSLRNIALTGPYMHDGRFTSLDQVVEHYNSGIQAHPELDPKFIDQDGKPLKMNLNAIEKKALVAFLRTLTDEQITKDQRYANPFN, from the coding sequence ATGAAAAAAATTACGCTACTCTCTACGCTTGTGCTCGGCCTACTGATTGGCCTTACTGCCTGTTATGAAAAAATGGAGTTTGGCGATACCCTGGCCGAACCCAAGCTGCCTGATCAGGTATTGGATTATGCTTCCATACAAATGCCGGAGCACATGAAGAATACTTTTTTGGGGTTCAGCAACAACATTTTTGGGGTCAACAATGGAAAACCTATTGATTCTTTTCCCATTAACAATCCCTTCCCCATTGATCCCAATACTGGCATCAACAATTTTGCCAATATCGGCCCCCCCAATCCCGTGGTGACCAACTATGGTGCAACCCTCGGGCGGGTACTTTTTTACGACCCCCGTTTGTCCATCAACAACTCCATCTCTTGTGCTTCCTGCCACAAACAAGAATTGGCTTTTGCGGATAATGCTCAATTCAGCAAAGGATTTGGGGGCAAACTCACTCCACGCAACTCTATGGCCATCCTCAACTCAGGACTGAACCACAACCTGTTTTGGGACTCACGCGTACATTCCGTGACCCAACTGGCGCTGGAACCCGTACGCAACCACATCGAAATGGGCATGGAATCGATGGAAGTGTTGGAGAAAAAACTGGGCAATACCACTTTTTATCCTGAGCTCTTTGCCAAAGCTTTTGGCAACTCGCAGGTAAGTAGTGAAAAAATTGCCAACGCCATGGCACAGTTCGTTTGTTCGATCATTTCGAGCAATTCCAAATTTGACAAAGGAGTCTCCAAGGACTTTAGCAACTTCACCGAGTTGGAAAAAATGGGCAAAGCCTTGTTCTTCAGTGCTAAGACAAAATGTGCAGAGTGTCATGCTGGCCAGAATTTCTCTGCTCCCGATAATCCGCATTCCAATGACCCTTATGGTATGCCCGGCATTGAGGGCACTGCCGTAATTGGCCTGGAGCTTTTTAGCAAAGACAAAGGCAAGGACAATGGAAATTTCCGCATTCCCAGCCTACGCAATATCGCCCTCACTGGCCCGTACATGCACGATGGCCGCTTCACTTCACTTGATCAAGTGGTGGAACATTACAATAGTGGCATCCAAGCCCACCCTGAACTTGATCCAAAATTTATCGACCAGGACGGCAAACCCCTCAAGATGAATCTCAACGCCATCGAGAAAAAAGCCTTGGTGGCCTTCCTCCGGACTTTGACAGATGAGCAGATCACGAAGGATCAGCGTTATGCGAATCCGTTCAATTGA
- a CDS encoding ABC transporter ATP-binding protein, producing MADVVLNHISKTYNKGEVKAVTDVSFEVEKGELFGLIGPDGAGKTSIFRVLTTLLLPDAGSASVNGLDVVKDWKAIRQRVGYMPGKFSLYQDLTVEENLNFFATVFNTSVAENYDLIKDIYVQIEPFKDRRAGKLSGGMKQKLALCCALIHRPKVLFLDEPTTGVDTVSRKEFWEMLKRLKEQGITILVSTPYMDEATLCERIALIQDGKILSIDTPAQVVAQFPKNLYAIKSERMSQLLRDIRHLDYIDSCNSFGEYHHITFRDDDDYEIQKKLIADLNGKNHAYIEFKATPATIEDCFIKLLDQHE from the coding sequence ATGGCCGACGTCGTATTGAACCACATCAGCAAAACCTACAACAAAGGCGAGGTCAAAGCGGTAACGGATGTCTCATTTGAAGTTGAGAAAGGCGAACTTTTTGGCCTGATCGGCCCCGATGGGGCAGGCAAAACCAGCATCTTCCGCGTGCTCACCACCTTGTTGTTGCCCGATGCGGGTTCGGCATCGGTCAATGGTCTGGATGTAGTGAAAGATTGGAAAGCCATTCGTCAGCGGGTAGGGTACATGCCGGGCAAGTTTTCCTTGTACCAGGATTTGACGGTGGAAGAAAACCTCAACTTTTTTGCTACGGTTTTTAATACCAGTGTTGCCGAAAATTACGACCTGATCAAGGACATTTATGTGCAGATCGAACCTTTCAAAGATCGGCGGGCGGGCAAACTTTCGGGAGGAATGAAGCAAAAACTGGCCTTGTGTTGTGCGCTGATTCATCGCCCCAAGGTGTTGTTTTTGGATGAACCCACCACGGGGGTGGATACCGTTTCGCGCAAGGAATTTTGGGAAATGCTCAAGCGCCTCAAGGAACAAGGCATCACCATTTTGGTCTCTACGCCCTACATGGACGAGGCCACTTTGTGCGAGCGCATCGCCTTGATCCAGGATGGCAAAATCTTGTCGATTGATACCCCGGCTCAGGTCGTGGCGCAATTCCCCAAAAACCTCTACGCCATCAAATCCGAGCGCATGAGCCAGTTGTTGCGCGACATTCGGCACTTGGACTACATCGACAGTTGCAACTCCTTTGGCGAATACCACCACATCACCTTTCGGGACGATGATGATTACGAGATACAGAAAAAACTGATTGCCGATCTGAACGGCAAAAACCACGCATACATCGAATTCAAGGCAACGCCCGCTACCATCGAAGATTGCTTCATCAAATTACTCGATCAGCATGAATAG
- a CDS encoding ABC transporter ATP-binding protein has protein sequence MNRNIVISTDKLTKRFGDFVATNEITFDVYEGEIFGFLGANGAGKTTAMRMLCGLSIPSSGKATIAGFDVYKETEKIKANIGYMSQKFSLYEDLTVQENIRFFGGIYGLSDQKIKSKSDELIQQLGLEKERGKLVGSLPLGWKQKLAFSVAIFHEPKIVFLDEPTGGVDPVTRRQFWDLIYDASDRGITIFVTTHYMDEAEYCNRISMMVDGYIKALDTPTKLKQQFSAETMDAVFFELARGAKRKAD, from the coding sequence ATGAATAGGAACATCGTCATCTCTACCGATAAACTCACCAAACGTTTTGGCGATTTTGTAGCCACCAATGAAATCACCTTTGATGTGTACGAAGGTGAGATTTTTGGGTTCCTGGGTGCCAATGGAGCGGGCAAAACGACGGCCATGCGGATGCTGTGTGGTTTGTCCATCCCCTCATCTGGAAAAGCGACCATCGCCGGGTTTGATGTGTACAAGGAAACCGAAAAGATCAAAGCCAACATTGGCTACATGAGTCAAAAATTCTCCCTTTACGAGGACTTGACGGTGCAGGAAAACATCCGCTTTTTTGGCGGCATTTATGGCCTTTCTGATCAAAAAATCAAGTCCAAAAGTGATGAATTGATTCAACAGCTGGGGCTGGAAAAAGAGCGGGGCAAACTGGTCGGTTCGCTGCCTCTGGGCTGGAAGCAAAAACTGGCTTTTTCCGTCGCCATTTTTCATGAGCCCAAAATTGTGTTTCTGGATGAACCCACTGGTGGCGTTGACCCCGTAACGCGGCGGCAGTTTTGGGACCTGATTTACGATGCATCCGACCGGGGCATTACCATTTTTGTCACCACCCATTACATGGACGAAGCCGAATACTGCAACCGCATCTCAATGATGGTCGATGGCTACATCAAAGCCCTGGATACCCCGACGAAGCTCAAACAACAGTTTTCTGCCGAAACAATGGATGCCGTATTTTTTGAACTGGCACGGGGTGCAAAAAGAAAAGCAGATTAA
- a CDS encoding TetR/AcrR family transcriptional regulator, producing the protein MKELSTEEKIVQAAKEVFTQKGYAAARTDEIAVRAGVNKGLLQYYFKGKSKEKLFKAIFEEAFLKMITRINVIFESEDTVEHKIELALDAYFDLLLENPNLPGFIVNELHTNTHAFVEEIMQKPNRPNPMPLLMQIMEEAAQGKIRPINPVHLILNVLSMTVFPFIARPLFQRMVNVNDETFMDMMRQRKAEILDFVKHAIKP; encoded by the coding sequence ATGAAGGAACTGAGTACCGAGGAAAAGATTGTACAAGCCGCCAAAGAAGTATTTACCCAAAAGGGGTATGCTGCTGCCCGCACCGACGAAATTGCCGTTCGGGCGGGTGTCAACAAGGGGCTTTTGCAATACTACTTCAAGGGCAAAAGCAAGGAAAAACTCTTCAAAGCCATTTTTGAAGAAGCTTTCCTGAAAATGATTACCCGGATTAATGTCATCTTCGAAAGTGAAGATACGGTTGAACACAAAATAGAATTGGCTTTGGATGCCTATTTTGACTTATTGCTGGAGAATCCAAATTTACCTGGGTTTATCGTCAATGAGTTGCATACCAATACCCATGCCTTTGTGGAGGAAATCATGCAAAAACCCAACCGGCCCAATCCCATGCCCTTGCTCATGCAAATCATGGAGGAGGCTGCCCAAGGTAAAATCCGGCCAATCAATCCGGTGCATTTGATCTTGAATGTTTTGTCGATGACGGTTTTCCCTTTTATTGCCCGGCCTTTGTTCCAACGCATGGTCAATGTAAACGATGAAACCTTCATGGACATGATGCGCCAGCGAAAAGCTGAAATTTTGGATTTCGTGAAACACGCTATAAAACCTTGA